From the genome of Candidatus Poribacteria bacterium, one region includes:
- a CDS encoding nucleotidyltransferase domain-containing protein: protein MNNEFISIMTERIVQGFDPLQIILFGSQARGDADPKSDIDLLVVFAELRDKRKTALDIMRALSDLPAAKDILVSTPEELERHRTRIGSVLRYAQREGKVLYASN, encoded by the coding sequence ATGAACAACGAATTTATCTCAATTATGACAGAGCGAATTGTACAAGGCTTTGATCCGTTACAGATTATCCTCTTCGGCTCACAGGCACGTGGGGACGCAGATCCGAAAAGTGACATAGATCTGCTCGTCGTTTTTGCTGAACTTCGGGATAAACGAAAAACCGCTCTTGATATTATGCGTGCCCTGTCCGACTTACCTGCGGCAAAGGATATTCTTGTCTCAACGCCTGAAGAACTCGAACGCCACCGGACTCGGATTGGATCGGTCCTGCGTTATGCGCAACGCGAGGGGAAAGTCCTCTATGCAAGCAATTGA
- a CDS encoding HEPN domain-containing protein → MQAIDRLADTSRWLRYAEEDLRTAETLLRQPDVPPRQACWCAQQSAEKTLKAVLIFLEIDFPRTHDLDALRNLAPESWQLKATHPDLAPLTRWAVDARVKCPKLRT, encoded by the coding sequence ATGCAAGCAATTGATCGACTCGCAGACACCTCCCGCTGGCTGCGTTATGCCGAAGAGGACTTGAGAACTGCTGAAACCCTTCTCAGGCAACCCGATGTACCGCCTCGCCAAGCCTGTTGGTGCGCTCAACAATCCGCTGAAAAGACACTGAAGGCAGTACTCATCTTCTTAGAGATTGATTTCCCGAGAACGCATGACTTAGATGCGTTGCGAAACTTGGCACCTGAGAGTTGGCAACTCAAAGCCACGCATCCAGACTTAGCACCCCTAACAAGATGGGCAGTCGATGCCCGGGTGAAATGCCCGAAGCTACGAACATAG
- a CDS encoding response regulator transcription factor, whose protein sequence is MNTMKILLVEDAEEQQRDFIDTVDTFNKKYNLTVETDIVTDPLSALEKIDNSYSGAILDMKSDNDHEGGNTIVRRLHDLSISVPVIFVTRHLDMVKEDPLIIRKRSRDADSYESDLLFLQEWLKTESSPAEIAQTYTALIRESEGWWIGWILEVPGVTCQERTKSELLDTLQITLREILEDETLEVSRRTESESEAVKTSDILEFGAPGASDQTESGFEEVRIDV, encoded by the coding sequence ATGAATACGATGAAAATTTTGCTTGTCGAAGACGCAGAAGAGCAACAACGGGACTTTATAGACACTGTAGATACTTTCAATAAAAAATACAATCTGACTGTTGAAACTGACATCGTAACAGATCCGTTGAGCGCATTGGAAAAAATAGATAATTCCTACAGTGGTGCGATTCTTGACATGAAGTCGGACAATGATCATGAAGGTGGAAATACAATCGTTCGTCGGCTGCACGATTTGTCTATCAGCGTGCCGGTCATTTTTGTCACACGGCATCTTGATATGGTGAAGGAAGATCCATTGATTATCAGGAAACGTAGTCGAGACGCCGACTCTTATGAATCAGACCTTCTATTTCTTCAGGAGTGGCTCAAGACAGAATCCAGTCCTGCAGAGATAGCACAAACCTATACGGCTCTCATCCGAGAGAGTGAGGGATGGTGGATTGGGTGGATATTGGAAGTTCCAGGTGTTACCTGTCAAGAACGAACGAAAAGTGAATTATTAGATACGTTGCAAATCACGCTTCGCGAAATCTTAGAAGATGAAACGCTTGAAGTGTCTCGCCGAACGGAAAGTGAATCTGAAGCGGTAAAGACTTCTGATATTTTGGAATTCGGCGCGCCGGGAGCGTCGGACCAAACTGAAAGCGGGTTTGAGGAAGTAAGAATTGATGTATGA
- a CDS encoding tyrosine-type recombinase/integrase gives MWKEVERICAVQEADGTLRGLRNSAILRVMSDGLLRISEVTELRISDLEDNTLRLRFSKTDPEGSGEHLYLCEDTRKIVTEWLQRSGLTEGYLFRRMTARGDNVYRDKQTGELSHLTDDGVRRIIKSCAARVGLTEKVSGHSLRIGTTVSLAKSGASLVDIQVAGRWKDPGMPAHYARAQFAEKGAIARFKDGKR, from the coding sequence ATATGGAAAGAAGTTGAAAGGATATGTGCGGTTCAGGAGGCAGACGGCACGCTCCGCGGACTCCGCAATTCTGCTATTCTGCGGGTCATGTCGGACGGGCTATTGCGTATCTCCGAAGTGACGGAGCTCCGTATCTCTGACCTTGAGGATAACACACTCCGGCTTCGGTTCTCTAAGACCGACCCAGAGGGTTCAGGGGAACACCTGTATCTGTGTGAGGATACCCGTAAAATAGTCACTGAATGGTTACAACGGTCGGGGCTTACGGAAGGCTATCTCTTTCGGAGAATGACTGCCCGCGGTGACAACGTCTATCGCGACAAACAGACGGGTGAGCTGTCTCACTTGACGGACGACGGTGTGAGACGGATTATTAAGTCCTGTGCTGCGAGGGTGGGGCTGACGGAGAAGGTGTCGGGACACTCCCTACGGATTGGAACGACAGTCTCTCTTGCAAAATCAGGAGCGTCCCTGGTGGATATTCAAGTGGCGGGTCGGTGGAAAGACCCGGGTATGCCTGCTCATTATGCGAGAGCGCAGTTTGCCGAAAAGGGAGCAATCGCACGGTTTAAAGATGGTAAGCGGTGA
- a CDS encoding type II toxin-antitoxin system HicA family toxin, translating to MKRRQLLKHLEDHGCELYKEGRKHSRWWHPKLGTHATVPRHTEIKNVLAKQICKQLKIPSI from the coding sequence ATGAAACGCAGGCAACTGCTTAAGCATCTTGAAGACCATGGCTGTGAGCTTTATAAAGAAGGTCGTAAACATTCGCGATGGTGGCATCCAAAGTTAGGCACTCACGCCACAGTGCCCAGACACACCGAGATTAAAAATGTACTTGCCAAGCAAATTTGTAAGCAATTAAAAATTCCGTCCATATAA